One window from the genome of Anopheles merus strain MAF chromosome 3R, AmerM5.1, whole genome shotgun sequence encodes:
- the LOC121595461 gene encoding dnaJ homolog subfamily C member 7 isoform X2, with product MEEVVAIERLAEEKKNSGNDEYKLKRYEAALHLYSEAIHLSPGTAAYYGNRSACYMMLGDYRSALNDVKTAITIDEKYEKGYVRMAKCSLMLGDVIGTEQAIRKFLTLDPSNTALREEIASLKQLRDLNEKAAACYDKKDYRTCLYHCDNAIKIAPGSIQNKLLKAECLAMLERFEEACNIAISIMQTHSTNADAIYVRGLTLYYSDNLEKGLLHFERALMLDPDHKKAKAMRQKAKQLKEKKESGNELWKSGKYRDALATYTEALELDPQNKDINSKLYYNRALVNSKLGNLREAIADCSSALALNEKYMKALLQRAKLYYNMENYEEAVKDYEKALKSDRSPEVKNLLRDAKFQLKKSKRKDYYKILGVTKQASEDEIKKAYRKRALVHHPDRHANATDEEKKEQERKFKELGEAYTILSDPVKKSRYDSGQDLEEMNHSADIDPQQIYRQFFFPSDYGFGGFQGGGGGNSSNFSFHFG from the exons ATGGAGGAAGTGGTGGCAATcgaaag GCTGGCAGAGGAGAAGAAAAACTCCGGAAACGATGAGTACAAGCTGAAACGGTACGAGGCGGCACTGCATCTCTACTCGGAAGCGATTCACCTGAGCCCGGGTACGGCCGCCTACTATGGCAACCGTTCCGCCTGCTACATGATGCTCGGCGACTATCGGTCCGCCCTGAACGATGTGAAGACGGCCATCACGATCGACGAGAAGTACGAGAAGGGATACGTCCGTATGGCCAAATGTTCCCTAATGCTCG GCGATGTCATCGGTACGGAGCAAGCGATTCGCAAGTTTCTCACGCTGGACCCCTCGAACACGGCACTGCGGGAGGAGATTGCCAGCCTGAAGCAGCTGCGCGACCTGAACGAGAAAGCGGCTGCCTGCTACGATAAGAAGGACTATCGCACCTGTCTGTATCACTGCGATAACGCAATCAAGATTGCACCGGGCAGTATACAGAACAAGCTGCTGAAGGCGGAGTGTCTCGCGATGCTGGAACGCTTCGAGGAGGCGTGCAACATTGCGATCTCGATCATGCAGACGCACAGCACGAACGCGGACGCGATCTACGTGCGCGGGCTGACGCTGTACTACAGCGACAACCTGGAGAAGGGGCTGCTACACTTCGAGCGTGCGCTGATGCTCGACCCGGACCACAAGAAGGCGAAGGCGATGAGGCAGAAAGCGAAGCAGCTGAAGGAAAAGAAGGAATCGGGCAACGAGCTGTGGAAGTCGGGCAAGTACCGGGACGCGCTGGCAACGTACACGGAGGCGCTCGAGCTCGATCCCCAGAACAAGGACATCAACAGCAAGCTGTACTACAACCGGGCGCTGGTGAACTCGAAGCTCGGCAACCTGCGCGAAGCGATTGCGGACTGTTCCAGTGCGCTGGCGCTGAACGAGAAGTACATGAAGGCGCTGCTGCAGCGTGCCAAGCTGTACTACAACATGGAAAACTACGAGGAAGCGGTGAAGGATTACGAAAAGGCGCTCAAGTCGGACCGTTCGCCGGAGGTGAAGAATTTGCTGCGCGACGCCAAGTTCCAGCTGAAGAAGTCGAAGCGCAAGGACTACTACAAAATACTGGGCGTCACGAAGCAGGCGTCCGAGGATGAGATTAAGAAGGCGTACCGCAAGCGGGCGCTCGTGCACCATCCCGACCGGCACGCGAACGCGACGGACGAGGAGAAGAAGGAGCAGGAGCGCAAGTTTAAGGAGCTGGGCGAAGCGTACACGATACTGTCGGATCCGGTGAAGAAATCGCGCTACGACAGTGGCCAGGATCTGGAGGAGATGAACCACAGCG CTGACATCGATCCGCAGCAAATCTATCGACAGTTCTTCTTCCCGTCCGACTACGGGTTCGGCGGCTTCcagggcggtggcggtggcaacAGTTCCAACTTTTCGTTCCATTTCGGTTAA
- the LOC121595463 gene encoding uncharacterized protein LOC121595463 isoform X2, with product MAKLRSIFKKHLIPNLERKCRLCLSDKEIVQSIFQSDNSKETTDTLVEKIFECTAIMLSKDYDYPSPICEDCALKLDEFLLFRTKCLRSNEIYRFNRLHKQRLLFTRKPITTEDSGGIPCEKLDIPAVVIAEASGSSSSDSRTVIEQERCTAEGDPEQDHSSIVTLTLQNGEEEVTESPSIQHQQHQQQENETGCNGNHQGSSSSGLDEPEDEEIPRWKKPPDPDDSESTGRLSPAPVVLLVDETDTTISEAEDVEEVILLPAELLDPSPTTGDELERVEMIGDVKFPIETIEQLDQLERLVRTCDTARERYITLLRRLKTHDTSLSDTYQRLFADRLLIHYNYDGISPKYNKRPLKTLLLFTECMAVAWEDHMDAGRVREAVIEAVRKSHNRYNQYNHRKRASYEWL from the exons ATGGCAAAATTACGAAGCATCTTCAA aaaACACCTGATCCCGAATCTGGAGCGCAAATGTCGCCTGTGCCTGTCGGATAAGGAAATCGTACAATCGATCTTCCAGTCGGACAACAGCAAGGAAACAACCGACACGCTTGTGGAGAAGATCTTCGAATGTACCGCAATCATG CTCTCCAAAGACTACGACTACCCTTCCCCCATCTGCGAGGACTGTGCACTAAAGCTGGACGAGTTCTTGCTATTTCGCACGAAATGCTTGCGGAGCAACGAGATCTACCGATTCAATCGACTTCACAAGCAGCGGCTTCTATTTACCAGAAAACCAATCACGACAGAGGACAGTGGTGGAATACCTTGTGAAAAGCTGGATA TTCCTGCCGTGGTCATTGCCGAGGCGAGTGGATCGAGCAGCTCCGACAGTCGGACAGTTATCGAGCAGGAACGATGTACTGCCGAAGGTGATCCGGAACAGGATCACAGTTCGATCGTGACGCTAACGTTGCAAAACGGAGAGGAAGAAGTTACAGAAAGTCCCTCAAtacaacatcaacagcatcagcagcaggagAATGAAACGGGATGTAACGGGAACCATCAAGGTTCGTCCTCGTCCGGGTTGGACGAACCAGAGGATGAGGAGATCCCGCGTTGGAAGAAGCCACCGGATCCGGACGATAGTGAAAGCACCGGACGGTTATCTCCCGCACCCGTTGTACTTCTCGTGGATGAAACGGACA CTACCATAAGTGAGGCTGAAGACGTGGAGGAAGTGATACTACTACCTGCCGAGCTGCTGGACCCTTCCCCGACGACAGGTGACGAACTGGAACGGGTGGAGATGATCGGCGACGTAAAGTTCCCGATCGAAACGATTGAGCAGCTCGACCAGCTGGAACGATTAGTTCGAACGTGCGATACGGCGAGGGAGCGCTAT ATCACTCTGCTGCGACGGCTGAAAACACACGATACCTCGCTCAGTGACACATATCAACGGTTGTTTGCGGACCGGCTGCTGATCCACTACAACTACGATGGCATCTCGCCTAAGTACAACAAACGACCACTGAAAACGTTGCTACTGTTCACCGAATGTATGGCTG TGGCCTGGGAGGACCATATGGATGCCGGTAGGGTTAGGGAGGCTGTAATTGAGGCTGTGAGAAAATCCCATAATCGCTACAATCAGTACAACCATCGGAAG CGTGCCAG CTACGAATGGTTATAG
- the LOC121595463 gene encoding uncharacterized protein LOC121595463 isoform X1, whose amino-acid sequence MAKLRSIFKKHLIPNLERKCRLCLSDKEIVQSIFQSDNSKETTDTLVEKIFECTAIMLSKDYDYPSPICEDCALKLDEFLLFRTKCLRSNEIYRFNRLHKQRLLFTRKPITTEDSGGIPCEKLDSESTASTDEPDVTGGVGGDVYPKEEITIPLPYSVPAVVIAEASGSSSSDSRTVIEQERCTAEGDPEQDHSSIVTLTLQNGEEEVTESPSIQHQQHQQQENETGCNGNHQGSSSSGLDEPEDEEIPRWKKPPDPDDSESTGRLSPAPVVLLVDETDTTISEAEDVEEVILLPAELLDPSPTTGDELERVEMIGDVKFPIETIEQLDQLERLVRTCDTARERYITLLRRLKTHDTSLSDTYQRLFADRLLIHYNYDGISPKYNKRPLKTLLLFTECMAVAWEDHMDAGRVREAVIEAVRKSHNRYNQYNHRKRASYEWL is encoded by the exons ATGGCAAAATTACGAAGCATCTTCAA aaaACACCTGATCCCGAATCTGGAGCGCAAATGTCGCCTGTGCCTGTCGGATAAGGAAATCGTACAATCGATCTTCCAGTCGGACAACAGCAAGGAAACAACCGACACGCTTGTGGAGAAGATCTTCGAATGTACCGCAATCATG CTCTCCAAAGACTACGACTACCCTTCCCCCATCTGCGAGGACTGTGCACTAAAGCTGGACGAGTTCTTGCTATTTCGCACGAAATGCTTGCGGAGCAACGAGATCTACCGATTCAATCGACTTCACAAGCAGCGGCTTCTATTTACCAGAAAACCAATCACGACAGAGGACAGTGGTGGAATACCTTGTGAAAAGCTGGATAGTGAGTCTACTGCATCAACAGACGAGCCGGATGTtactggtggtgttggtggtgatgtGTATCCCAAAGAGGAAATTACTATCCCTTTGCCCTACTCAGTTCCTGCCGTGGTCATTGCCGAGGCGAGTGGATCGAGCAGCTCCGACAGTCGGACAGTTATCGAGCAGGAACGATGTACTGCCGAAGGTGATCCGGAACAGGATCACAGTTCGATCGTGACGCTAACGTTGCAAAACGGAGAGGAAGAAGTTACAGAAAGTCCCTCAAtacaacatcaacagcatcagcagcaggagAATGAAACGGGATGTAACGGGAACCATCAAGGTTCGTCCTCGTCCGGGTTGGACGAACCAGAGGATGAGGAGATCCCGCGTTGGAAGAAGCCACCGGATCCGGACGATAGTGAAAGCACCGGACGGTTATCTCCCGCACCCGTTGTACTTCTCGTGGATGAAACGGACA CTACCATAAGTGAGGCTGAAGACGTGGAGGAAGTGATACTACTACCTGCCGAGCTGCTGGACCCTTCCCCGACGACAGGTGACGAACTGGAACGGGTGGAGATGATCGGCGACGTAAAGTTCCCGATCGAAACGATTGAGCAGCTCGACCAGCTGGAACGATTAGTTCGAACGTGCGATACGGCGAGGGAGCGCTAT ATCACTCTGCTGCGACGGCTGAAAACACACGATACCTCGCTCAGTGACACATATCAACGGTTGTTTGCGGACCGGCTGCTGATCCACTACAACTACGATGGCATCTCGCCTAAGTACAACAAACGACCACTGAAAACGTTGCTACTGTTCACCGAATGTATGGCTG TGGCCTGGGAGGACCATATGGATGCCGGTAGGGTTAGGGAGGCTGTAATTGAGGCTGTGAGAAAATCCCATAATCGCTACAATCAGTACAACCATCGGAAG CGTGCCAG CTACGAATGGTTATAG
- the LOC121595464 gene encoding uncharacterized protein LOC121595464 has protein sequence MRKRPQKQPSYLEDFWHESTNPSRMSRCKPPKPVSFPAPIRYEWSKAYLARPKDNLIAHPDSLLKHPFRPSFEKHGDPTMDCLLDWSYARIWHSEAEAFRLNRTFAEKPPPKKKFPIYANRKAPLVEVSKERFNMRRFQNVPAKVETRRTAAAPLRPLCTF, from the exons ATGAGGAAGCGTCCACAGAAGCAGCCGTCATACCTAGAGGACTTCTGGCACGAATCGACCAATCCATCCAGAATGTCCCGCTGCAAACCACCGAAACCGGTGTCCTTTCCCGCACCGATACGCTACGAATGGAGCAAGGCGTACCTGGCCCGACCGAAGGATAACCTCATCGCCCATCCGGACAGCTTGCTGAAGCATCCGTTCCGGCCATCGTTCGAGAAG catGGTGATCCGACCATGGACTGTCTGCTCGACTGGTCGTACGCGAGAATTTGGCACTCGGAGGCGGAAGCGTTTCGCCTGAACCGGACGTTTGCGGAAAAACCGCCACCGAAGAAGAAGTTTCCGATCTACGCGAACCGTAAAGCGCCACTGGTGGAGGTGAGCAAGGAACGGTTCAACATGAGACGGTTCCAGAATGTGCCGGCCAAGGTGGAAACACGGCGTACCGCAGCAGCTCCATTGCGCCCGTTGTGTACTTTTTGA
- the LOC121597564 gene encoding uncharacterized protein LOC121597564, producing the protein MPTVPPPPIRDLEGLLAPVLPAGTRVLGYESEYLTAPGDNYGSTMLAVTVRTAQDASVQERREQKDNSSNDDQPPVELLHLVAKMRPSSEEFLEIFQIDITFVKEAAVYLKIVPSLLALQREQGFDGDGELIDVFCRCFNARVSLDPAVEKVDQDGVMLFENLKLAGYVTADRRKGFNRELARYVLKKLALFHAIPIALRYLKPDVFEAGIHKYLVKIDIDAGLSQATLRQMMDVFRQDILRTGVEAGLAGRAYAKINECHRRQAQLISDQLTCYCTMLHNDLWVNNMMIKYDPTGQVPCSLKFVDFQLIQMDSLVRDVIFFIITSVNDPELEAQLDGYFEYYFQQLAANLARLQFPAQDELTLESFREEIDRVAPFELYHIVSMLRVVLARKESIPDQSEQDAALFFNDNLVEEDYYRRLEVTLRIYDQRGWI; encoded by the exons ATGCCTACCGTTCCACCGCCCCCGATACGCGACCTGGAGGGACTGCTGGCGCCCGTCCTGCCCGCCGGCACCCGCGTGCTCGGCTACGAGTCGGAGTATCTAACTGCGCCCGGCGACAACTACGGCAGCACCATGCTGGCCGTTACGGTTCGTACCGCCCAGGACGCTTCAGTGCAGGAGCGCCGCGAGCAGAAG GACAACTCGAGCAACGACGATCAACCGCCGGTAGAGCTGCTGCACCTCGTGGCCAAGATGCGCCCGAGCAGTGAGGAGTTTCTCGAAATCTTTCAAATCGACATCACATTCGTAAAGGAAGCCGCCGTCTATCTGAAGATAGTGCCCAGCCTGCTGGCGCTGCAGCGCGAGCAAGGCTTCGACGGCGATGGGGAACTGATCGATGTGTTCTGCCGCTGCTTTAATGCGCGCGTTTCGCTAGACCCTGCGGTGGAAAAGGTGGATCAGGACGGTGTGATGCTGTTCGAAAACCTAAAGCTGGCCGGCTACGTTACGGCGGACCGTCGCAAAGGCTTTAACCGCGAGCTGGCCCGATATGTACTGAAG aaaTTGGCCCTGTTTCATGCGATCCCGATTGCGTTGCGCTACCTGAAGCCGGACGTGTTTGAGGCAGGCATTCATAAGTATCTCGTCAAGATTGATATCGATGCGGGGTTGAGCCAGGCGACGCTCCGGCAGATGATGGATGTGTTTCGGCAGGATATCCTCCGGACCGGAGTGGAGGCGGGGCTGGCCGGGCGGGCTTACGCCAAGATAAACGAGTGCCATCGACGCCAGGCGCAGCTGATCTCGGACCAGCTGACCTGCTACTGTACCATGCTGCACAACGACCTGTGGGTGAACAATATGATGATCAAATATG acccgACCGGGCAGGTCCCGTGCAGCCTCAAGTTCGTCGACTTCCAGCTGATACAGATggactcgctcgtgcgggacgttattttcttcatcatcaCCAGCGTCAACGATCCGGAGCTGGAGGCGCAGCTGGACGGCTACTTCGAGTATTACTTCCAGCAGCTGGCCGCCAACCTGGCCCGGCTGCAGTTTCCCGCCCAGGACGAGCTGACGCTTGAAAG TTTCCGGGAGGAGATCGACCGGGTAGCACCGTTCGAGCTGTATCACATCGTATCGATGCTGCGCGTGGTGCTGGCGCGCAAGGAATCGATCCCGGACCAGAGCGAACAGGACGCGGCACTATTCTTCAACGACAACCTGGTAGAGGAGGACTACTATCGGCGGCTCGAGGTCACGCTGCGGATCTACGATCAGCGGGGCTGGATATAG